The DNA region AAGTCTATGTGGATTGTTTTTAGATATAATAAGTAGCTCATtgtatatcaaaatatcaaagaatagttttcaatttaaaaatttaGAGGTCAACtaattttcattcttcaagACTACACATGTAATATGATCGATCATACTAGCTAATTCCGAGTTTGTATCTAACTCCTGTCATAAATTCGTAAAATGTACTTtctccgtcctaatttatgtgatatagtttgattagacacgaaatttaagaaagaaaggaggattttttaaacttttggtCTACGACAAACTATTAATATTTGCGTGGtcgtaaattatttcattaaaggtaaaaaaggaaagttttcagttaaattatttttaaatatagaaatataacttttttttttttgacaaattaaaaaaaaaatatatcacataaattgaaaaagagaGAGTAGAAATTTTTTGTGACAAAACTTTTCCCGTCGCAGATAAAGTCCACGGTGTTGAAGTCCGTCACAAATCTCTCAGATAGTTGTCCGTCAACAAAATTTCGTCTCGTCTCGTGgtgataattatatatattgacaTCGGAAGTTAATTATATATGATTTGTGTCCAAGTTTCTCTTAATAGGAGTTATCCCTTTCATTCTGTAAATTATTTTCAGAGAAGACAGTTTGGCCATATGATGAACTTGCGCTCTATTAGTATGCACATCAAATGCTCGAAATATATTGGCAGCATAGATAACGTATAACTCCATTATGAGTAAGATATGCACTACACATCATAATATGAGCTCGCTTTGTTACTACAtgacaacaacccaacaatcataTAGCCTTTAAATTGTTCGCGATTTCTGTTATGCTGCTGAGTAGTTCAAACTTATCAGTCATTTACCTTTATTTTTCCCATTGGCCTTTACCTGTAAAAGGTCAAAAACCAGTTTATGTTAGATAAGCCAATAATGAAACTCTGTTGGCATTTGATGGATGTTGGTGTGTTTGACACGACGGAAGTTATTCCacaggaaaatgttttccatgaCAAAGTGTTAGTTGGAGCAAATAAGATGAAGTTAAAAAGTTAGGATAGTCCATAAGTGAGCAGTCATTTTCCCCCTTTTCATGGAAAACGATTTCCTTGAAAAACATTTTATTGTGACGAACAAAACTCCAGAATTAGACTTTCTCATGGAATTTGTTTTctaaaaaattactttgatCATACGAAAGACACTCTGAAGTTATTTTTGAGGAATCTTTAAATAGCAACAAATATTTGTGCTAGAGTttcacatcaatttgtttattGAATTAGATTTGCAATTCCTAATGAAATTAGAATTAAAGATTTACCTTGAGTTAGATACTCTTGTAGGTATCTCAAAATTGTGTGGCTCAGGCGGGCTTAACTGCAGATGGATGGGGGCATTCACTTCCCTACTAATTCCAAAGTAATTAGGTGTACTGGCATTTCCATTCAATGCATTTGCATCCCTTGTACCAAAAGCCTGAGAAATTCTTTTTGACTCATTACTTTTTAGTGGCAgaaggaataagaaaaaaaattactcgcACCTGGTGTTGACGCCAAACATATAAATGCATTTGTATTATGGATATGACTATTTATCGCTTCACTCTAATTGATATCTATTCTCACTTTAATTGTAAATCTTATGGTTATATTACTTGGTTTGGAGTAAATACTAAATGTGGATAAGTATTTTCTGAAAGAATAGTGAGGAAGTTTTTTGATGTGGTAGGTGCTGTTTAGGCAACAAGTACCTTGTTACATAAATCCACATTTTGTTGTTGAAGGATGTTTACCTTCTGGAAGAGGTCCAAATTTTCTTGATGCATTAGACTCCCCTGTTTGAGTTAAACGTTGAACACAGTCAAGATCAACTTATTCTTAGCAATTAATGAGCAATACTTGTTATATATGAAGCTTGAAAGTTGCTACTATTACATTTTGCATACCTTCCAAGACAGCTCTTGAATCTCATTATGTAACATTTGCTCCTGCACCAATGAAAGGATATTAGCGGGCCTTTCCAGTTCCAATGATACAAAATACATAGTATCGTGTCGTGTTAAAGTCTGACCTTTTTCACACGGATTCCCCTTAGGCTTGTTTCTAGTTGACCCTCCAGATTTTGCAGGTCCTTAATAGTCAAACCAGAGAGCTGTTCTCCCATGAATTGCCTAGTTTATCAATTGTAAGAAAATGCTAGTTGCTTAGATTTATACTATTAGGTTCCTCCAAAGATTTCATTACTTACTATATTGAAGTTTTTTCTAGTAGTCcttatatgaaatgtatctttTGTTCAGATGAACCAAAAGGCATGATCTCTGCTGTTAATCCTATGTAATGCTTGAATAAGACTACTATCTTGAAGTATCAAGAGTAATACACACTACCTATTAATTTGTTGCAGTTCCTGTAATTGTTGCCGCAAAATTGCTGCCTCTTTCTGCCAAAGTTAGCATGTAAACTGTGAATACTCAGGGTTTGTGAATGTACAAGTTTCAGTATCATAAGTATAGAGTTTAAGTTCTACGGACTTACGACTCACGTTGATGTAAAAATAGTCATATGATCTGGTCATTTAGAAGGCAATTGCAGGtaactctatatatatattagtagtaATAACCAAAAATAAATGGTAAGTAATCTACTATAGCaggtaaaaataaaatgagtgtaaacattgCTTATTCTGTTACTGTGTATCACTTGCTAGATCCTAACCAGAAACAATGTGTGGTTTTTGTATAATTCATTTGTATAGCATTAAATTCTTACTTCTGTTTAGGTAATGTAAACTACAAGGCCATTATTCTGTGATTATACTACAGTAATGCAGGGGTTAACAACCTCCTGCTTGAAATTTGAATGTACAAAAAACTGAATTCAGCTGTCAAATTTTCAGATTGTTGACAATCTAAGGATGTTTTTGTTGAGCAAGCTATATTAATCCGcacataataacatcaaactgtATGACCGAAGGTCTAAGCTTTCCCAATTGGGTAATTTGTGATTGGCTCTTTTTAGACATCTCAGCCGAAAGAGTGAGTTGAATCAACTTCCATCCTTTTGTTAACCTTCCAATTTAAGTGCTCATTTTTGCAGCACAAATTGTCCTGGATTCTAAAACTAGCAATTTCTCTCTTGAATGTGTGAGAGAGTCTCATAAAATTAGAGTTGCATATCCTAACACTTGTAAAGTTTCCTATTCCATCTTTCTTCGATCTCCAGAGTCACAATTTCTCTTACCTCCCTTAGGTGAAGATGCTGTATAAATCTTTATTGGGAACTAAGTCTGTTACGATGTTAGTAGTAAATGATTTATTCAGCACATTGGATGTGCGGACTGCTACGCTGAGGCAAATCTAGTATTTATAGTCAGTAGGCTTAGAATGATTCGTTTAATCTGTACATATAAACGACCAAATCACTTGCAAATATACTTATGGCTGGAACCAAGAGTAATATGTTGAGTTGGACTCACTGAACTGCtctagatccgcctctgctaCTAAGTCGCATTCATGTTTTTAATACTACATGATTACTAGTGGGTTAATTGACGatgaatttataataaaattttaagggGATGCATCGCGTCACATCCCAGGCATACTGTTCGATCAAGACAAACAAACTACTTTTTAATGGAATCATGTGAAATAGCACTTGATCGTGCAAAAGAGGTCCTTTGCTGCTATATGTGTGCTGAGTGCAGCTAGTCTTTCAGTATCTGACTTATGGGCACTACATTTTCTTGGCTGATATTTACATTAAAAGCTTATTCTAATAACCTATATCGTTCACTACGTTATATACTGGTTCATTTAACAAACATTTGCACTTTCAACACACATAGGCAGAGAAGTACTCTTCGCAActtttgttgttgttcatgtactcttcttctttctccgaCATAATTCCATTAAAAAATAGTTCGTTCCTCTTGACCATCCAGGCTTTCGGACTAATCAGCTGTTGTTCATGGTGCTATTGAAATTATTAGTAACCGCAATACACTATGACCTCGAAATGATTAGTGAGCATGATAATAGAAATGGTTTTATGGCCCAGAAATATTGATATAATTCACAACCTTGGTGCTATATTTAGGAATATTACCATTATTTGTGCCTAATCTGCAGCCATGAAACAACTAATTTGTTTGCAATATGTTCCTAACACGATATGATTTTCGAGCACATACAGAGAGAATTAGTATGAATGCATAGACATCATTGATGGATGGAAAAGttgcaaaaagaaaataaaagttgGGGTGATTGAAATGTTACGTACCTTCAGTTCTGATACTGGGTTGAGCAATTGCTGATGTTCATCTTTCGTTTTATTGTATCGTTCAATAATTAACTTCATACTGCCATTTAaaacgaaaaaaattaaataaagaactGGTCAATTAGTTATACTGTTTCCCCGCACAATCTGAGCAGAAAGcaccaaaaatatcaaaaggttataccattAATGTAGAATTTACGTATGACAGATAGAGACAAAGGGAACTACGCATACAACAACTTTTGCAAATATTAATTAACGACATTGTTGATCTTCCCTTCCTGTCCCCTAGCATCTTGTACTTTCTGTTACATTCTCTTTTTCAGTGGTGCAATTTTCCATGGTTCGTATTACTccctccctccgttcacttttactcgttcattttttattttgcaccccccttaagaaataagtaataaatgaagtgcGTAATTTACCAAtctacccatattaattggtgcatatttttattgaatttggaaaatgatttgaagtgagtaattaatattatgagtaaaataaaaaataaaaattgtcttttcttgatatagtaaaagtgaacggagggagtatgctATTTTACGTCTCGACTAAAGAATATCTATTGGTTAAATTAAACACTTGCAACGGATATAGAAAGTAATGGTTTCTCCGGCtccaaattcaagaaagaatTGGACCgaacaaaaagaaattatatgtATAATAGCTGGTTCACTCAAAGTTGGTAATATCATAATGATTAAATGTACAtaataacttttggaagtatTGAGTTTCCTATGATGCTACTACTAGCCTACTAATAACTAAAACAGTGCAGTTATCACAGTAGTATTTTTTCTAACAAATTATTGGACAATTCTAGAAGGTAATAACTCGATCGTTTAATCACCTTTTAGTATATTTCATGTCGCCTCCATAATGCCCGAAAATATCATTAATGATCAAATTTACCTGTATAATGGCTGGTTCACTCAAAGCTGGTAATATCATTAATGATCAAGTCTACAtaataacttttggaagtatTGAGTTTCCTATGATGCTACTACTAGCCTACTAATAACTAATACAGTGCAATTATCATAGTATTTTTCTAAACAAATTATTGGACAGTTCTAGAATGTAATTTCAtctttaagtatattttatgtcGCCTCCATAAAAATGCTCGAAAATATTATCCCCGCTATTACATAGCTAGATGATGGTGAAGCTTAGGCAGGCACTTATGTAGTCATGTTGGTAAATTTCCCTATATTTGGCCAACTCATTTTGGATGGCCGTTCCTCTCCCCTTTCCTTATAAAGCGAGACATATACCTCTTCACTAATTATATGAGAAATGGCTAAATTATACACATTCATAATGTAAAAAATTTATACACTATCAGtataatttaacttgttatgTTAGGTTAGTTATCATTTTTAATAGCACACCAGCTAGTGCTTatcgttcatcatatttacttctAATTAACTAATAAATGACCTGAGTGTATTGTCACTGCATAGAACTTAAACTCTACGGGATGTAAAGGATGGAGTTAATATAGTAGTAATGTTTATTTTAACATATCAAGGCACCTGCgtgatttcttctcatttgTCCAAGCTTTGGTGAACAGCGTTACTCGATTCTTGTGCTAGCTAGTGGAAGGTAACAAATACACTATGAAGTTAGAGTCAAATGCGTGCGAGCTGACCCCAACGCCACCATTATAAAGAAGAGTTAAAAAAACATATCAAGGCACCTTAATAGGGAAACATTTTGAGTAGATTTCAGGCCATGCTTGACATTACAATGCAACCGCTAAGCGATGAATAATGAATTACGTATGTTATAGATCATTGTTGATTTGTTTCTTAATTAGGTTTAGTAACAGTATACGGTCTCATGTAGAACTTTAGGTTTTAGGTATGGAACTATCAAAGTTCATTCTAATCTAACTTAtactaaaggaaaaaaattcaaatctcAGCAGCTTCGTGCTAATAATTAAATCTAACAAACTTTTCCATTTCTTTCCTTGTTTAAGAATTGGGAATAAGTACTATTTCTATTCTTGTGCATAAACTCATTTACATCTTTTCataaagaaaattcaagttATATGACATTTGTAGCTGAAAGTATGTGttaaacaataaatatcatGCGATAGTTATATATACCGTCATACTATTATTGATTATTAGCTCTTGCTCTTACAAACaagccaagaaaagaaagatccTCGAGCAacaactagtatatatataagaacaCAAGATGTATTAattctttctagatttttcctttgttttaagAAGACTGCATCTGGTTAGGATCAAGATTCAGTTGCAAGTTGATGGTTTGCGCAAGAAGGCAAAAAGCAAACGAAAACAATAGAAGGTTACCTAGTGCTTGACAACATGTTCAGCATAGGATTCGTAAAAAggaacatcatatatatatcaataaccAAATGAGATTAATTACCTAGTATTAGAGAATTCATAGAGCTTTTCAGTGCTGGAGAAAATGACTAATCCAACTTGTGCATCACAGAGGATGGCTAATTCCTTAGCTTTCTTCAACAATCCATTTCTTCTCTTAGAGAAAGTGACTTGCCTGCTTGATGAGTTATCGATCCTTCGGATTACTATCTTTCCCCTTCCCATCTACCTTAGCTTGCTTGCTAGGGTTTCTCTCTACAAAAAGAAACTAAGAAGAATTAATCAAGAGAATATTAGGTTTTTAGGTTAAAAGTGAAgtgtgaaggaaagaaaaaagtaagCAAACTTGGGTTGGGTGTAAGCTTTTTGgaaattaaacaaattaaaaaccTCTTGTGAAGTTTGGTGAAGTATTTGCCTCACATTAAAGTCAGGAAGGAGATGTTTTTATAAGCCAAATGAGAAGTCTAAGACCCCCAATTGGTGGTGCTTGGAATATGGTGAtatactttcttatattttttaagttatatttgtATACAATGGTGATATGGAAATATTTATACAACTCCGTCATTTAAATACCAACTAGATATAGATTAATGATTTAGAAAAAAGAGAATATTTTTGTCACAGCCCATCAAAGTAGTCTGAGGGGTCGTTACTTTTCCACTAATGAAGGCCAGAATTGGAATCATTTTAATTTCAGTCCATTAAACAgatttatttgtttcttttacaactatgtattttatttaaataagttTATATTATTCAAATTTTGTACTGATTTTCAATGTCAGTAAATAGCGTTCACATAATAATAACTTATGCGAAGATGACATTTGCCACTATACTATCCATTACAATTACACAATTGCCACCACCAACCACTAGTTGTTCACAAGCAAAATCACATGCGACCACCACCGCTACCTCCGTGCTACCTATCACCGCTAACATCGTTAACCACCTCCATTATTAGGTGGCTGTTACTACCAATCATCTAGGTGCCAGCTAGCGACTACTGTCAACCACCTCCccccagtggcggagccactcATGGCCAAGGGTGGTCACCTGCACACCCTTGGATGGAAAATGGTACTAGTATATGGATTAGATATTATAGTTAACTGgttataaattaaattttgaacacccttaaAATAATTGAGATAGATAGCTTAGAGGTAAAGAGTGTTCaattttacctaaaagtcaCGGTTTAAAGCTTGCATCAAACCCTCgtcatcttctttctttaaaagaaaacatacaaacAATGTCTGAAGCTACTTGGTTGATTTGtatttgcacttattttcttccatgttccGACTAAACTTATTTGTATTTGAGTTATGATTTGCATTTGGTTTAGTCCTATGTTGGTTTTGAGTTAGGTTGGACTCATTTGTTGAAGCTCCTTTagtctttcttctttccttcctATTTCTAGAAAAGAAGAAGACGTATTGTTAAAAAGAAGACAACGAGATCTAATAGCAAATTAGCAACCACTTATtttgttctcttttcttttttaattgctTCTGTGAACATTTTAATTATCCAACTTTGTTCTCTttctgtaatgacccgtttggtcgttattgcatttccGAACTTTTTGACCCTTTCTTGAGCTTGGTTAGCTTacttttgacctgaggggaccgttgacacacttCCCGTGGTGTCTAGATTTAattcgggtgactttttgtaaaatttaggtttaaagcgaaaaagagttgactcaaagttgacttttgggtagacgaaccttttttgaaaatttgtcaattccgagaggtccggatggtcgtttggaacttgtgtgtatatggtTCGGcccccaatgcactcggatgcattttgggacttgggttgagaagttggaattgaggtatcgggggttgacttggtcaatgagacctccgttgggaaatcCAAGGCTacgagcgcgttcgtagcgtgtttttatatatgtatgtgtatgtggtttgtgagcagatggcctcgggaattagtcgAAAATTCGAGTTGAAGTGTGAAACATGGGAAAgcttctggtgtctggtgcccgctttagTGGCACCAGCACCACGGCAGCGGTACCACTGAAGCTGCCGTGCCATTTAGGCATATTCGTTGGGGCAGCACCGCAGAAGCTGTCTGAGTGACCACGGAAGCGGTGATCGGGCAGTGGCTGGGGCatttaatgatataaaaccccaagtcttttcattcattattaTTCCGAAAGTGGCTCAtattgggagcaattctagaggattcttggagaagatcCTTGGTAGTAAGTCCTTCTAACCTTcttgctaattcattattcctaatcatcttagaatctcTCTCCCTTGTTAGTTCATTTGTAATGGAGGATTGAAAGTGGGTTTGATGGATATTCTATCTAGgctttttaatgatgaaattgattgggtttatgctagattatgatgtatctaaggttgttaatcatatgtctcccattattagtgttggattcttaaatctaAGAGTaaacccaaaattgggggtcttgcttggatttcgaaattgaatgaatctttgagttaatttagcaattagttgataggttttgatcacctagcgtttaatttgatattttaccccgaatttcccgttttgaccttgtgggccccgtttctcCAAATTCTAAGGTTGGATTTTGagctaaattgaatgatagcaatataggtatcgatcttcatgatttctaatctagatttcgaatatgcctagactttcttgatcttgaggcttaGCGGAAGGGGAAAGCAAATGAGTGATTGTAGGTgttttgttgttcggccatccaggtaggttatggcttacccttggtgagacttcgtatagcgaagcatatatttagattatattattggAGAaatcatgtaaaccttcgggtatgaaggtgggttggatattgtattaggttgggccctgttgtgtgattgggactaaccaccccgttgtgttgtgattcaATTTATTCCATTGTTGTGGGCTTGATGCCATGTAgtaatagtagatattggagactattgatatatcttgttcgTGATATTGTGGTGCCTCACTTGTTGGCATTGattacgaggatagtgttctatatgactcgcgtagtctttcatgatattgttggcgtacccgtgcttgatacttgtgatattgatctgattattcatGTTGAGCCATACATCACAGTAGATATCGAAGACCATTGAGATATCTTGCTCATGATATTATGGTGCCCCACTTGTTGGCATTTGATTTCGGGGATAGTGTCTTTATAtaacttgtgtagtctttcatgatattgttggcgtacctatgtttggtacttgtgatattgatctgattattcatgttgactcatacatcgcacgcattcacatctctcatgatatatattgttgatacttgatgaaacactgtgatgagctgagcTCAATTTGCATGAGAGTTATGTGAGTAGTCCGATATCCGAGGGTTGTCTCGAAATCTTGGATTGTATGcgagtgatgtgagtagtccgatggttgtcccggaatcgtggattgtgtgatgtgagagtccgatgaTTGTCTCAGAATCGTGGATGagtgagtacatggacttcgcgggtcccccatgggttgtgctgccgggacgtcgata from Lycium ferocissimum isolate CSIRO_LF1 chromosome 2, AGI_CSIRO_Lferr_CH_V1, whole genome shotgun sequence includes:
- the LOC132036673 gene encoding MADS-box transcription factor 23-like isoform X2, with translation MGRGKIVIRRIDNSSSRQVTFSKRRNGLLKKAKELAILCDAQVGLVIFSSTEKLYEFSNTSMKLIIERYNKTKDEHQQLLNPVSELKKEAAILRQQLQELQQINRQFMGEQLSGLTIKDLQNLEGQLETSLRGIRVKKEQMLHNEIQELSWKGSLMHQENLDLFQKAFGTRDANALNGNASTPNYFGISREVNAPIHLQLSPPEPHNFEIPTRVSFTGKGQWEK
- the LOC132036673 gene encoding agamous-like MADS-box protein AGL21 isoform X3 produces the protein MGRGKIVIRRIDNSSSRQVTFSKRRNGLLKKAKELAILCDAQVGLVIFSSTEKLYEFSNTSMKLIIERYNKTKDEHQQLLNPVSELKLWQKEAAILRQQLQELQQINRQFMGEQLSGLTIKDLQNLEGQLETSLRGIRVKKEQMLHNEIQELSWKGSLMHQENLDLFQKGSECPHPSAVKPA
- the LOC132036673 gene encoding MADS-box transcription factor 23-like isoform X1; this translates as MGRGKIVIRRIDNSSSRQVTFSKRRNGLLKKAKELAILCDAQVGLVIFSSTEKLYEFSNTSMKLIIERYNKTKDEHQQLLNPVSELKLWQKEAAILRQQLQELQQINRQFMGEQLSGLTIKDLQNLEGQLETSLRGIRVKKEQMLHNEIQELSWKGSLMHQENLDLFQKAFGTRDANALNGNASTPNYFGISREVNAPIHLQLSPPEPHNFEIPTRVSFTGKGQWEK